From Salvia splendens isolate huo1 chromosome 3, SspV2, whole genome shotgun sequence, a single genomic window includes:
- the LOC121794105 gene encoding E3 ubiquitin-protein ligase MARCHF8-like isoform X1: MTDTTRCPESTTHLQLNDVRDNGPAMQLVKHDIQAEDSSETEPILSWPSIAERSEESPSSIEITVGVESSGAAHPSVPDIDESISLVCTEQPQCRICLDAEGEDLIAPCHCKGTQKYVHRSCLDNWRSTKEGFAFAHCTECRAKFILRANVPPDRWWLRLKFQFLVARDHAVIFVIVQLVVAFLGVLLYKFYGEELREMFGYEEHPYGFYTMAVLAIVLVGLLYGFFIAIICGQRINERHYHVLAKQELTKEYVVEDRETNKHVSELDPSHITELRMLGLY, translated from the exons ATGACTGATACAACCAGATGTCCAGAATCAACAACACATTTACAGTTGAATGATGTGAGGGACAATG GACCAGCAATGCAATTAGTAAAGCATGATATTCAGGCTGAGGATTCATCAGAAACAGAGCCCATTTTATCCTGGCCAAGTATAGCAGAAAGATCAGAAGAATCTCCATCCTCAATTGAAATAACTGTGGGTGTGGAATCTTCTGGAGCTGCACATCCATCTGTTCCCGATATTGATGAGAGTATTTCTCTAGTTTGCACAGAACAACCACAATGCCGCATTTGTCTCGACGCTGAAG GTGAAGATTTAATAGCACCCTGCCATTGCAAAGGCACCCAAAAGTATGTCCACAGATCTTGTCTTGATAATTGGAGGTCAACAAAG GAAGGCTTTGCTTTTGCTCACTGTACAGAATGCAGGGCAAAGTTCATATTGCGGGCGAATGTCCCTCCTGATCGTTGGTGGTTGAGattgaaatttcaatttctGGTTGCAAGGGATCATGCGGTCATTTTCGTTATTGTTCAGCTG GTTGTTGCATTTCTAGGTGTGCTGTTGTACAAATTTTATGGAGAAGAACTGCGGGAGAtgtttggttatgaagaacatCCGTATGGATTTTATACTATGGCCG TTCTTGCTATTGTGCTGGTGGGTTTGCTCTATGGCTTCTTCATTGCAATAATATGCGGTCAGAGGATCAATGAACGACACTACCACGTTCTTGCCAAGCAAGAGTTGACAAAg GAGTATGTGGTGGAAGACAGAGAAACTAACAAGCATGTGTCAGAACTTGATCCTAGTCATATCACTGAGCTAAGAATGCTAGGCCTCTACTGA
- the LOC121794105 gene encoding E3 ubiquitin-protein ligase MARCHF8-like isoform X2 produces the protein MQLVKHDIQAEDSSETEPILSWPSIAERSEESPSSIEITVGVESSGAAHPSVPDIDESISLVCTEQPQCRICLDAEGEDLIAPCHCKGTQKYVHRSCLDNWRSTKEGFAFAHCTECRAKFILRANVPPDRWWLRLKFQFLVARDHAVIFVIVQLVVAFLGVLLYKFYGEELREMFGYEEHPYGFYTMAVLAIVLVGLLYGFFIAIICGQRINERHYHVLAKQELTKEYVVEDRETNKHVSELDPSHITELRMLGLY, from the exons ATGCAATTAGTAAAGCATGATATTCAGGCTGAGGATTCATCAGAAACAGAGCCCATTTTATCCTGGCCAAGTATAGCAGAAAGATCAGAAGAATCTCCATCCTCAATTGAAATAACTGTGGGTGTGGAATCTTCTGGAGCTGCACATCCATCTGTTCCCGATATTGATGAGAGTATTTCTCTAGTTTGCACAGAACAACCACAATGCCGCATTTGTCTCGACGCTGAAG GTGAAGATTTAATAGCACCCTGCCATTGCAAAGGCACCCAAAAGTATGTCCACAGATCTTGTCTTGATAATTGGAGGTCAACAAAG GAAGGCTTTGCTTTTGCTCACTGTACAGAATGCAGGGCAAAGTTCATATTGCGGGCGAATGTCCCTCCTGATCGTTGGTGGTTGAGattgaaatttcaatttctGGTTGCAAGGGATCATGCGGTCATTTTCGTTATTGTTCAGCTG GTTGTTGCATTTCTAGGTGTGCTGTTGTACAAATTTTATGGAGAAGAACTGCGGGAGAtgtttggttatgaagaacatCCGTATGGATTTTATACTATGGCCG TTCTTGCTATTGTGCTGGTGGGTTTGCTCTATGGCTTCTTCATTGCAATAATATGCGGTCAGAGGATCAATGAACGACACTACCACGTTCTTGCCAAGCAAGAGTTGACAAAg GAGTATGTGGTGGAAGACAGAGAAACTAACAAGCATGTGTCAGAACTTGATCCTAGTCATATCACTGAGCTAAGAATGCTAGGCCTCTACTGA
- the LOC121794106 gene encoding uncharacterized membrane protein At1g16860-like, translated as MGSRFPSHQLRNGLYVSGRPEQPKEKMPTMSSVAMPYTGGDIKKSGELGKMFDIPVDGSKSRKSGPITSSSMRSGSFAASSSHSGPIHPNPAARSSYSTSGPVSSCGVAGSSSMKKSNSGPLNKHGEPIKKSSGPQSGGVTPVNRQHSGPLPPNLPKTGLITSGPITSGPLNSSGAPRKVSGPLDSTGSVKAHGLSVSNNQAVTNLSQDGVYLVKRNIPRPILWAVILLFVMGVIAGGFILGAVHNADLLIVVIILFCIVVALFVWNSCWGRRAVIRYIERYPDSELRTAKNGQYVKVSGVVTCGNVPLKSSFQKVPRCVYTSTTLYEYRGWDSQAANPTQRRFTWGLRSSEKHAVDFYISDFQSGLRALVKAGYGARITPYVDETTAIEVDPMKKESSTELIQWLGERNLAVSDRIMRLKEGYIKEGSTVSVMGVVQRNENVLMIVPPGEAFTTGCQWSNCIFPSSFDGLVLRCEDSSKVDVIPV; from the exons ATGGGGTCTAGATTCCCTTCTCATCAGCTTAGAAACGGCCTCTATGTATCAGGCCGTCCAGAGCAACCGAAAGAAAAAATGCCAACTATGAGCTCCGTGGCCATGCCATACACTGGTGGGGATATCAAGAAGTCAGGTGAACTTGGCAAGATGTTCGACATTCCAGTAGACGGCTCCAAATCTAGAAAATCCGGACCTATAACCAGTTCTTCCATGAGGTCTGGATCGTTTGCAGCATCTTCCTCACATTCTGGACCAATACACCCTAATCCTGCAGCCAGGTCCAGCTATTCTACCTCAGGCCCCGTGTCATCGTGTGGAGTGGCAGGTTCATCGTCAATGAAAAAATCAAATTCCGGGCCTCTTAACAAACACGGAGAGCCTATAAAAAAGTCGTCTGGCCCTCAATCCGGGGGAGTCACACCAGTAAACCGGCAACACTCTGGTCCTCTACCCCCCAATCTTCCTAAGACGGGTCTCATTACATCTGGACCCATCACGTCTGGCCCACTAAATTCCTCTGGCGCCCCGAGGAAGGTCTCTGGACCTCTCGACTCCACTGGATCAGTGAAAGCACATGGCTTGTCAGTAAGCAACAACCAGGCTGTTACAAACCTCAGCCAAGACGGCGTGTATTTGGTCAAAAGGAATATCCCTCGACCTATCTTATGGGCAGTTATTCTGCTCTTTGTTATGGGGGTCATTGCCGGGGGTTTCATTCTTGGTGCAGTTCACAACGCTGATCTCCTCATTGTAGTTATCATTTTGTTCTGCATCGTTGTTGCCCTATTCGTGTGGAATTCCTGTTGGGGGAGAAGAGCTGTCATCAGATACATAGAGAGATATCCAGATTCTGAACTTAGAACTGCTAAAAACGGGCAATACGTCAAGGTCTCTGGG GTGGTCACATGTGGGAATGTTCCATTGAAATCATCTTTCCAGAAGGTTCCAAGATGCGTGTACACCTCCACAACTTTATACGAGTATAGGGGATGGGATTCCCAGGCAGCAAATCCCACTCAGCGTCGTTTCACATGGGGCCTCAGATCATCAGAG AAGCACGCTGTGGACTTTTACATCTCCGACTTCCAGTCCGGGCTGAGGGCATTGGTGAAAGCCGGGTATGGGGCGCGAATCACTCCCTACGTGGATGAAACTACAGCTATAGAAGTCGACCCTATGAAGAAAGAGTCATCTACGGAGCTGATCCAGTGGTTGGGAGAGAGAAACCTTGCAGTTAGTGATCGCATAATGCGTTTGAAAGAAGG GTATATAAAGGAGGGAAGCACGGTGAGTGTGATGGGGGTGGTGCAGAGGAACGAGAACGTGCTGATGATCGTGCCTCCAGGTGAAGCCTTCACGACGGGGTGCCAGTGGAGTAACTGTATCTTCCCTTCAAGCTTCGATGGGCTCGTCTTGAGGTGCGAGGACTCATCCAAGGTAGATGTCATACCGGTGTGA
- the LOC121794109 gene encoding kelch repeat-containing protein At3g27220-like: protein MAKAAPGKHRTTKFVFILLGLLALFLIVDLLWASSSSPSPNWTVPDSTNIIVPRPVHHNISTPLKEKHKKDNKDGVSGRVLSATFADLDAPELNWEKMATAPVPRLDGAAIQIKNLLYVFAGYGTIDYVHSHVDIYNFTDNTWGKRFDMPKEMAHSHLGMVTDGRYIYVVTGQYGPQCRGPTAHTFVLDTETKQWQDMPPLPVPRYAPATQLWRGRLHVMGGSKEDRGTPGVEHWSIAVRDGKVLEKEWRTEIPIPRGGPHRACVVFNDRLYTFGGQEGDFMAKPGSPIFKCSRRNEVVYGDVYMLDDDMKWKVLQSMPKPDSHIEFAWAIVNSSLIIVGGTTEKHPVTKKMILVREVFRFEFDTQKWSVIGKLPYRVKTTLVGFWNGMLYFTSGQRDRGPDDPAPKKVLGEMWRTKLLL from the exons ATGGCAAAAGCAGCTCCCGGAAAGCATAGAACAACAAAGTTCGTTTTCATTTTGCTGGGATTATTAGCCCTCTTTCTCATTGTAGATCTGCTCTGGGCTTCATCCTCTTCACCTTCTCCCAATTGGACTGTACCAGATTCCACCAATATCATCGTTCCCCGACCTGTTCACCACAACATTTCTACTCCGCTTAAG GAAAAGCATAAGAAAGACAACAAGGATGGTGTCTCTGGGAGGGTTTTATCAGCAACTTTTGCTGATTTAGATGCTCCTGAGTTGAACTGGGAGAAGATGGCAACAGCACCGGTGCCTCGTCTTGATGGTGCGGCAATACAGATCAAGAATCTCCTTTATGTATTTGCTGGATATGGAACCATTGATTAT gtGCATTCTCATGTTGACATATACAATTTCACTGATAACACTTGGGGGAAAAGGTTTGACATGCCAAAAGAAATGGCGCATTCACATTTAGGGATGGTAACAGATGGAAGATACATTTATGTGGTGACCGGACAATATGGTCCTCAATGTAGAGGGCCAACTGCTCACACATTCGTACTGGACACAGAGACAAAGCAGTGGCAGGACATGCCACCTTTACCTGTTCCACG GTATGCACCAGCCACCCAACTTTGGAGAGGCCGACTCCACGTGATGGGCGGCAGCAAAGAGGACAGGGGTACACCTGGAGTAGAGCATTGGAGTATTGCTGTCAGGGACGGCAAAGTTTTAGAAAAGGAATGGCGAACTGAAATTCCCATTCCTCGTGGTGGACCTCACAG GGCTTGTGTTGTGTTCAATGACCGTCTGTATACTTTTGGTGGTCAAGAGGGTGATTTCATGGCTAAACCTGGATCTCCAATTTTTAAATGCTCTCGCCGGAATGAG GTTGTATATGGCGATGTCTACATGCTAGATGATGATATGAAGTGGAAAGTGTTACAGTCTATGCCAAAGCCAGATTCTCATATTGAGTTTGCTTGGGCAATTGTTAATAGTTCTCTAATCATTGTCGGAGGTACCACGGAGAAGCATCCCGTAACCAAAAAGATGATTTTGGTCAGAGAAGTATTCAGATTTGAATTTGATACCCAG AAATGGTCAGTGATTGGAAAGCTCCCTTACCGTGTCAAAACTACTCTAGTTGGGTTTTGGAATGGGATGTTGTATTTTACCTCAGGGCAACGAGACAGAGGCCCGGACGACCCAGCGCCAAAGAAGGTCCTTGGAGAGATGTGGAGAACAAAGCTATTGTTATGA
- the LOC121794107 gene encoding F-box/kelch-repeat protein At1g51550-like has protein sequence MSSENEGQRNQEQEPERKRHRICPMAESSNNESSSAVARIPLDHLFSILLLLPIESILSFSMTCKKLRSLADSDSLWESVCRRDWGNGPVEALKASNGLSWKKLYQQVYELDSLFCHRLLAEGAEGGPTPRASHSLNWVSGCLVLFGGGCSGGRHLDDTWAAYTGNGLRTSLKWQKMNSGIPSGRFGHSCVVVDDLLILFGGINDHGVRQTDTWIGQIAVDLKHGITMSWRLLDVGPISPPPRGAHAACCIGCRSMLVHGGIGLSAQRLDDMWILQLSEDLHCGTWTEVVAAQPCPSSRSGHTLTHIGGTQTIVFGGRGNGFEVLNDMWLFDASDEHHQRWTQLLFERHNMPQGFPLPRVGHSASLIIGRRLLIYGGEDSYRHRKDDFWVLDISSMPCVRMQRPTILKQNRVFRRMWKRVESKGEKPKSRSFHGACVDTSGRFLYVHGGMVNGVIQPADSSGLGFDGECFLVDLLLQP, from the exons ATGAGCAGTGAAAACGAGGGGCAGAGAAATCAAGAACAAGAACCTGAGAGGAAAAGACACAGAATTTGTCCCATGGCAGAGAGCAGCAACAATGAATCATCATCAGCTGTGGCAAGAATCCCTCTTGACCATCTGTTTTCAATCTTGCTGCTTCTGCCAATTGAATCAATACTGTCCTTTTCCATGACATGTAAAAAGCTGAGATCTTTGGCGGATTCGGACTCGTTGTGGGAATCTGTGTGCAGGAGGGATTGGGGGAATGGCCCTGTTGAAGCACTCAAAGCTTCAAATGGTCTGTCATGGAAGAAGTTGTACCAGCAGGTTTATGAGTTGGACTCTCTCTTCTGTCATAGGCTGTTGGCTGAGGGAGCTGAGGGTGGGCCCACACCTAGAGCTTCTCATTCTCTCAATTGGGTTTCTGGATGCTTGGTTCTCTTTGGTGGTGGCTGCTCTGGAg GCAGGCACTTAGATGACACATGGGCAGCATACACAGGCAATGGTTTGAGAACATCACTAAAGTGGCAGAAGATGAACTCAGGCATACCAAGTGGTAGGTTTGGCCACTCATGTGTTGTAGTTGATGACCTTCTCATCCTCTTCGGAGGGATCAACGACCATGGTGTCCGTCAGACGGACACGTGGATTGGCCAGATAGCAGTCGACTTGAAGCACGGGATCACCATGTCATGGAGGCTGCTGGATGTCGGCCCCATCTCCCCGCCACCGAGGGGCGCTCACGCTGCGTGCTGCATTGGCTGCCGGAGCATGCTTGTCCATGGTGGCATTGGCCTGTCGGCCCAAAGGCTGGATGACATGTGGATCCTCCAACTCTCCGAGGACCTCCATTGCGGGACGTGGACGGAAGTCGTTGCCGCTCAGCCGTGTCCCTCGTCAAGGTCGGGACACACACTGACGCATATAGGCGGGACGCAGACGATCGTGTTTGGAGGGCGGGGAAACGGGTTTGAAGTGCTGAACGACATGTGGTTGTTCGATGCATCGGATGAACATCACCAGAGATGGACGCAGTTGCTATTCGAGAGGCACAACATGCCTCAGGGGTTCCCCCTGCCGCGGGTGGGGCACTCGGCCAGCCTCATCATTGGACGCCGCCTCCTCATATATGGAGGTGAGGATTCTTACAGACATAGGAAGGATGATTTCTGGGTTTTGGACATAAGCTCCATGCCTTGTGTGAGAATGCAGCGTCCAACCATTCTTAAGCAGAATAGAGTGTTTAGAAGAATGTGGAAAAGGGTTGAGTCTAAGGGGGAGAAGCCTAAGAGTAGATCATTTCATGGGGCTTGCGTTGATACTTCCGGCCGTTTCTTGTACGTCCACGGTGGGATGGTTAATGGCGTGATCCAGCCGGCCGACTCATCAGGGCTCGGGTTCGACGGGGAGTGTTTTCTGGTGGATCTCCTCCTCCAGCCATAA